A single Vigna radiata var. radiata cultivar VC1973A chromosome 8, Vradiata_ver6, whole genome shotgun sequence DNA region contains:
- the LOC106769773 gene encoding BSD domain-containing protein 1-like yields MNFFKSVFLDDPDPPPPEPGSSNEPRDQDPDPDSPPSSNTTDSVVGVGVGDGWNFGGFMKTLTTKSESIIETYRRDLQEFSTGLKKEIEVAQGSLGTVGHVIDEFGNTVVKGTAQIISQGKDAILAVDLDSDSDSNSANRKSLDLTRYSRFDAQIRAIQGDIGTYSEEPEDVSEFNEWKLGFSLEGKSDEMEGLFRENDNMESVYKRVVPSSVDHDTFWYRYYYKVYKLKKAEDLRARLVSGISGEDEDLSWEVEDDNEDEDGGVAKPVVLNKDVGGDSVDTQLRVAGDEGGTKKLDVEEESKVEKRDNLLQSEQVGNKIDKSVEEPHIEKSEIVGEMAGVDEASKVDVGVSKNDPAAETDEKVKEREGGHEKSSSKSNDSSVVEIKHSANEDGDEEDLGWDDIEDLSSIDVKETSHSGGTSKVDLRKRFSAAEEEEDLSWDIEDDDDEPPKV; encoded by the coding sequence ATGAATTTCTTCAAATCCGTTTTCCTTGATGACCCGGATCCTCCGCCACCCGAACCCGGATCGAGCAATGAGCCGCGAGACCAGGACCCGGATCCCGATTCCCCGCCCTCATCGAATACCACCGATTCCGTTGTGGGTGTCGGTGTCGGCGACGGTTGGAATTTCGGCGGCTTCATGAAAACCCTAACAACTAAATCGGAATCCATAATCGAGACCTACCGTCGCGATCTGCAGGAATTCAGCACCGGTTTGAAGAAGGAAATTGAGGTGGCGCAGGGTTCTCTCGGGACCGTGGGTCACGTCATTGACGAGTTCGGAAATACCGTCGTCAAAGGAACGGCTCAGATCATATCTCAAGGTAAGGACGCTATCCTCGCTGTCGATCTGGATTCCGATTCTGATAGTAATAGCGCCAATAGGAAGAGCCTGGATTTGACGCGGTATAGTAGGTTCGACGCTCAGATTCGTGCTATTCAGGGTGATATTGGCACTTATTCCGAGGAGCCCGAGGATGTAAGTGAGTTCAATGAatggaaattagggttttcgtTAGAGGGGAAAAGTGATGAAATGGAGGGGCTTTTCAGAGAGAATGATAATATGGAGAGTGTTTACAAAAGAGTTGTTCCGAGCAGTGTGGATCACGACACTTTCTGGTATAGGTATTACTATAAGGTTTATAAGCTCAAGAAAGCTGAAGACCTGAGGGCTAGGCTTGTGAGTGGAATTTCTGGGGAGGATGAAGATTTGAGTTGGGAAGTTGAAGATGATAATGAAGATGAGGATGGAGGTGTTGCTAAACCTGTTGTTTTGAATAAAGACGTTGGTGGGGACAGTGTGGATACCCAGTTGCGTGTTGCCGGCGATGAAGGGGGAACGAAAAAATTGGACGTGGAAGAAGAGTCTAAAGTAGAAAAGAGAGACAATTTATTGCAAAGTGAGCAAGTTGGCAACAAGATAGATAAGTCCGTTGAGGAGCCACATATTGAGAAATCTGAAATTGTTGGTGAGATGGCTGGTGTTGATGAGGCATCAAAAGTGGATGTTGGTGTGAGCAAGAATGATCCTGCAGCTGAAACTGATGAGAAGGTGAAGGAAAGGGAGGGGGGTCATGAGAAATCTTCCAGTAAAAGTAACGACTCCTCAGTTGTTGAAATTAAGCACTCGGCAAATGAGGATGGGGATGAGGAGGACCTTGGGTGGGATGATATTGAGGATCTTAGCAGTATTGATGTGAAGGAAACATCGCATAGTGGTGGCACAAGCAAAGTTGATTTGCGGAAGCGATTTAGTGCTGcggaagaagaggaagacttGAGTTGGgacattgaagatgatgatgatgagccTCCCAAGGTTTGA
- the LOC106770435 gene encoding uncharacterized protein LOC106770435, whose translation MTMENFLRSKELWEIIEEGIPKLETTPTEMQRQKVSDVNLKDLKVKNYLFQAIEREILETILDKSTSQAIWQSMQQKYQGSTRVKCAQLKALRREFELLGMKEGEKVGTYLGRTLSIVNKMKSNGEVINTSIVVSKILRSLTLKFNYVVCSIEESNDLNILSLDELHGSLLVHEQRMQDSYLDEQVLKVIQEERPVVGRGRGKGRRCVRRWATLLGLKKLKLLRISSEDELAGMDLTRHGGFAYAYEDDETHKHEIQLRKVEPNASTPTTDGGL comes from the exons atgacaatggagaattTTCTACGAAGCAAAGAGTTATGGGAGATTATAGAAGAAGGAATTCCAAAGCTTGAAACTACACCAACAGAAATGCAACGACAAAAAGTATCTGATGTCAATCTTAAAGATCTCAAAGTGAAGAATTATTTGTTTCAAGCTATTGAAAGGGAGATTCTTGAAACTATATTAGACAAAAGCACATCTCAAGCCATATGGCAGTCGATGCAGCAAAAATACCAAGGGTCCACAAGAGTCAAGTGTGCTCAACTAAAAGCTCTACGTCGTGAATTCGAACTCCTAGGAATGAAGGAGGGTGAGAAGGTGGGCACCTATTTGGGAAGAACGCTCAGTATTGTTAATAAGATGAAATCCAATGGTGAAGTGATTAATACAAGCATTGTGGTTAGCAAAATTCTCAGATCGTTAACCCTAAAGTTTAACTACGTTGTGTGCTCAATTGAGGAATCTAATGATTTGAATATCCTCAGCCTTGATGAGCTTCATGGCAGTCTACTGGTTCATGAGCAAAGGATGCAAGACAGTTATTTAGATGAACAGGTGTTAAAAGTCATTCAAGAAGAGAGACCAGTAGTGGGTCGTGGTCGCGGCAAAGGTCGCAGATGTG TGCGACGATGGGCCACTCTTCTGGGTCTTAAAAAATTGAAGCTTTTGAGGATTTCGTCGGAGGATGAACTAGCGGGTATGGATCTTACCCGGCATGGAGGGTTTGCCTATGCCTATGAAGATGATGAGACTCACAAGCATGAGATTCAGTTGAGGAAGGTTGAACCCAACGCCTCTACCCCAACCACTGATGGGGGAttatga
- the LOC106770436 gene encoding probable galacturonosyltransferase-like 4, protein MALPLPSPLRLLSYLLLLLIATASFAATTSFAATIQHEVVRKPVPDFPLFREAPAFRNGNTCNNESIHISMTLDSNYLRGTMAAVLSILQHSTCPENLEFHFLWARFEPQVFTIIKSTFPYLRFKTYRFDSNRVRGKISKSIRQALDQPLNYARIYLSDILPGYVKRVIYLDSDIVVVDDIAKLWEVDLEGKVLAAPEYCQANFMVYFTDLFWNDKELSRTFEGRKPCYFNTGVMVMDVEKWREGKYREKVEAWMVVQKQKRIYHLGSLPPFLLVLAGELKSVDHRWNQHGLGGDNLEGRCRSLHPGPISLLHWSGKGKPWLRLDSRRPCSVDHLWKPYDLYHPNTDVLE, encoded by the exons ATGGCCTTACCTCTTCCCTCCCCATTACGCCTCCTGTCTtatctcctcctcctcctcatcgCCACCGCCTCTTTCGCCGCCACCACCTCTTTCGCCGCCACCATTCAACACGAAGTCGTACGAAAACCGGTCCCCGACTTCCCCCTCTTCCGAGAAGCCCCTGCATTCCGCAACGGAAACACATGCAACAATGAGAGCATCCACATTTCCATGACGTTGGACTCAAACTACCTCAGAGGAACCATGGCCGCGGTCCTCTCCATTCTCCAGCACTCCACCTGTCCAGAAAACTTGGAGTTCCATTTCCTCTGGGCAAGGTTCGAGCCCCAGGTGTTCACCATCATCAAGTCCACCTTTCCTTACCTCAGGTTCAAAACTTATCGCTTCGATTCCAATAGGGTACGTGGAAAAATCTCCAAATCCATTCGCCAAGCCCTGGACCAGCCTCTCAACTACGCACGAATCTACCTCTCCGACATTCTCCCAG GTTACGTGAAACGCGTGATATACCTGGACTCTGATATCGTGGTTGTGGATGACATTGCAAAGCTGTGGGAGGTTGACTTGGAGGGGAAGGTACTGGCGGCGCCGGAGTATTGCCAAGCGAATTTCATGGTGTATTTCACGGATTTGTTCTGGAACGACAAGGAGTTAAGTAGGACGTTCGAGGGAAGGAAGCCCTGCTATTTCAACACGGGGGTGATGGTGATGGACGTGGAGAAATGGAGGGAGGGGAAGTACAGGGAAAAGGTGGAGGCATGGATGGTGGTGCAGAAGCAGAAGAGGATCTACCACTTGGGTTCTTTGCCTCCTTTTCTTCTGGTTCTTGCTGGGGAGTTGAAGAGTGTGGACCACAGGTGGAACCAGCATGGGTTGGGAGGTGATAATCTTGAAGGCAGGTGCAGGAGTCTTCATCCTGGGCCTATCAGTTTGCTGCATTGGAGTGGCAAGGGGAAGCCATGGTTGAGGTTGGACTCCAGAAGGCCTTGCTCTGTTGATCATCTCTGGAAACCCTATGATCTCTATCATCCCAATACTGATGTTCTTGAATGA
- the LOC106769929 gene encoding auxin-binding protein T85 isoform X1, with protein MVERYETSLLLLCLFSFSVLVLASSPCPLTGLPLVRNISEIPQDNYGRAGLSHMTVAGSLLHGLKEVEVWLQTFSPGTYTPIHRHSCEEVFVVLKGSGTLYLASDSHGKYPGKPQEHFIFTNSTFHIPVNDVHQLWNTNEHEDLQVLVIISRPPVKLFAYEDWSMPHTAAQMKFPYYWDEQCYKESPKDEL; from the exons ATGGTAGAACGTTATGAGACTTCGCTGCTTTTGCTCTGtctcttctcattttctgtACTCGTTCTAGCTTCTTCGCCATGCCCCCTTACTG GGTTACCACTAGTGAGAAATATCAGCGAGATTCCTCAGGATAACTATGGTAGGGCGGGACTCTCTCACATGACTGTTGCAGGTTCATTATTACATGGATTGAAGGAG GTTGAAGTATGGCTTCAAACATTTTCACCTGGAACATACACCCCTATTCACAGGCATTCCTGTGAAGAGGTTTTTGTTGTTCTCAAAGGGAGTGGCACTCTTTATCTTGCATCAGATTCGCATGGAAAATACCCTGGAAAGCCGCAGGAGCACTTTATCTTTACAAATAGCACATTTCATATTCCTGTTAATGATGTTCATCAG CTTTGGAACACCAACGAACACGAGGATTTACAAGTGCTTGTTATAATATCTCGTCCACCTGTTAAATT ATTTGCATACGAGGACTGGTCCATGCCTCACACTGCAGCGCAAATGAAATTCCCCTATTACTGGGATGAGCAATGTTATAAGGAATCACCAAAAGACGAACTATGA
- the LOC106769929 gene encoding auxin-binding protein 1 isoform X2, with protein sequence MVERYETSLLLLCLFSFSVLVLASSPCPLTGLPLVRNISEIPQDNYGRAGLSHMTVAGSLLHGLKEVEVWLQTFSPGTYTPIHRHSCEEVFVVLKGSGTLYLASDSHGKYPGKPQEHFIFTNSTFHIPVNDVHQICIRGLVHASHCSANEIPLLLG encoded by the exons ATGGTAGAACGTTATGAGACTTCGCTGCTTTTGCTCTGtctcttctcattttctgtACTCGTTCTAGCTTCTTCGCCATGCCCCCTTACTG GGTTACCACTAGTGAGAAATATCAGCGAGATTCCTCAGGATAACTATGGTAGGGCGGGACTCTCTCACATGACTGTTGCAGGTTCATTATTACATGGATTGAAGGAG GTTGAAGTATGGCTTCAAACATTTTCACCTGGAACATACACCCCTATTCACAGGCATTCCTGTGAAGAGGTTTTTGTTGTTCTCAAAGGGAGTGGCACTCTTTATCTTGCATCAGATTCGCATGGAAAATACCCTGGAAAGCCGCAGGAGCACTTTATCTTTACAAATAGCACATTTCATATTCCTGTTAATGATGTTCATCAG ATTTGCATACGAGGACTGGTCCATGCCTCACACTGCAGCGCAAATGAAATTCCCCTATTACTGGGATGA